A DNA window from Octopus bimaculoides isolate UCB-OBI-ISO-001 chromosome 12, ASM119413v2, whole genome shotgun sequence contains the following coding sequences:
- the LOC106876332 gene encoding androgen-induced gene 1 protein gives MAKVLVTLFHLLCFLITGFGLYYDTFVVTYGWSVYAGKLRYATYWDIVLQTVYFGLALVSDIYNSKDFDKNNAFSNEFYSKTKLIRLVRYISCGMAFPLGNFVCLSFWIIYFFHRELIYPSYLDDIIPWWLNHILHSVPIVLQWLDKFFYYQTYPKNGVLGILALTGCYQVWMVWIAHRTRTWIYPFLDYLPIWYRILFLACMWGCLAGFYFVGEFLHYIFWTRKSRKNVKLY, from the coding sequence atggCCAAAGTTCTGGTAAcgttatttcatttgctttgtttCCTTATTACGGGATTCGGCTTGTATTACGACACCTTCGTTGTTACTTATGGCTGGTCAGTCTATGCCGGTAAATTACGTTATGCTACGTACTGGGATATCGTCTTACAGACCGTATATTTTGGACTGGCACTGGTATCAGACATCTACAATAGCAAGGATTTTGACAAGAACAATGCATTTTCGAACGAATTTTATAGCAAAACAAAACTAATACGACTGGTAAGATATATATCTTGCGGTATGGCATTTCCTCTCGGTAACTTCGTCTGTTTATCGTTctggattatatatttttttcatcgcGAATTGATATATCCATCCTATCTCGATGACATTATTCCGTGGTGGCTCAACCATATTCTTCATTCGGTGCCCATAGTGCTTCAGTGGTTGGATAAATTCTTCTATTACCAAACGTACCCGAAGAATGGAGTTTTAGGAATTCTAGCTTTAACAGGTTGCTATCAAGTGTGGATGGTGTGGATTGCGCATCGTACGAGGACGTGGATTTATCCATTTCTCGACTATCTACCGATATGGTACAGAATACTGTTCCTGGCATGCATGTGGGGTTGTCTTGCAGGATTCTATTTCGTTGGAGAGTTCTTACACTATATATTTTGGACACGCAAATCGAGAAAGAATGTGAAATTATactga